In the genome of Gordonia rubripertincta, one region contains:
- a CDS encoding acyl-CoA dehydrogenase family protein codes for MNLLPSDDQLELVAAAADFISSRPPVTAIREHRDESTLVDKDVWREGAELGLLTLALDERFGGSGQSIDDEVMLFMELAKHLAIGPFLASTLAARVAAGDGKSELVAQIAAGTAMVGLAELRGDGEIGSDGFKGSFDLLDCAGSSHALLVTRDGAALAELGEFGDITAVESVDPATRLATATVTSGRVVAWLPAETEWIWGRAQILASAYLAGLAEAITQVCTEHAKTREQFGRPIGVHQAIKHAVVDMAVRAESASAQTLFAAAALKADRPDAEFQILAAKTVAGQAALSNGSGSIQVHGGMGYTYEHDAHLYLKRAIVYKNLFAGASEVLADLLELEAAQ; via the coding sequence ATGAACCTGCTCCCCTCTGACGATCAGCTCGAACTGGTCGCGGCAGCCGCGGACTTCATCAGTTCCCGACCACCCGTCACCGCGATCCGCGAACATCGCGATGAGAGCACACTGGTGGACAAGGACGTCTGGCGCGAAGGCGCCGAACTGGGCCTGCTCACGCTCGCCCTTGATGAGCGATTCGGCGGATCCGGACAGTCCATCGATGACGAGGTCATGCTCTTCATGGAACTCGCAAAGCATCTGGCCATCGGCCCGTTCCTCGCCTCCACACTGGCCGCACGCGTCGCGGCCGGCGACGGCAAGAGCGAGCTCGTCGCTCAGATCGCGGCCGGCACCGCGATGGTCGGACTCGCCGAATTGCGCGGCGACGGCGAGATCGGTTCGGACGGCTTCAAGGGGTCCTTCGATCTGCTGGATTGCGCCGGCAGCAGTCACGCGCTGCTGGTGACCAGAGACGGTGCCGCACTGGCCGAGCTCGGAGAGTTCGGTGATATCACTGCAGTCGAATCCGTCGACCCCGCAACGCGCCTGGCCACCGCCACGGTGACGTCCGGACGGGTCGTCGCGTGGCTGCCGGCAGAGACCGAGTGGATCTGGGGCCGGGCACAGATTCTGGCGTCTGCGTATCTCGCCGGGCTGGCCGAGGCCATCACCCAGGTCTGCACCGAACACGCCAAGACACGCGAACAATTCGGACGGCCGATCGGCGTCCACCAGGCGATCAAGCACGCGGTCGTCGACATGGCCGTTCGTGCCGAATCTGCTTCGGCACAAACACTTTTCGCGGCAGCGGCCCTGAAGGCCGATCGCCCCGACGCCGAGTTCCAGATCCTGGCGGCCAAGACGGTTGCGGGTCAGGCTGCCCTGTCCAACGGCAGCGGCAGTATTCAGGTGCACGGAGGGATGGGTTATACCTACGAGCACGACGCCCACCTGTATCTCAAGCGGGCCATCGTCTACAAGAACCTGTTCGCCGGTGCGTCCGAGGTTCTCGCCGATCTTCTCGAGTTGGAGGCCGCCCAGTGA
- a CDS encoding acetyl-CoA acetyltransferase, whose translation MSRKVAIAGVALSDVGKVDDKNAYELMAQASRRALAQTGLTPSDIDGLASTSQGTLPPTDVGEYLGIKPRWIDSTSVGGASWEVMVSHATDAIAAGHADVVLLTYGSTARADIRKGLRGANINWGARGPLQWDAPYGHTLISKYAMAARRHMHQYGTTIEQLAEVAVSARFNAADNPEAMYRDPITIDDVVSGPMIADPFTKLHCCIRSDGGAAVILVAEDRVPDLKSPPVWVLGSADATSHMLTSQWDDMTVGPAAITGPLAFERAGLKPSDVDVAEIYDAFTYMLLLTIEDLGFCEKGEGGAFVAKQSLRLGGELPTNTDGGGLSACHPGQRGLFLLVEAARQLRGECGPRQVSDARIACVSGTGGWFCSSGTVLLGSEKP comes from the coding sequence GTGAGTCGCAAGGTTGCCATCGCCGGGGTCGCGCTGTCCGATGTGGGCAAGGTGGACGACAAAAATGCCTATGAACTGATGGCGCAGGCCAGTCGGCGGGCCTTGGCTCAGACAGGACTGACACCTTCCGACATCGACGGTCTCGCATCGACGAGTCAGGGCACGCTGCCCCCCACCGATGTCGGCGAGTACCTCGGCATCAAGCCGAGGTGGATCGACTCGACCTCTGTCGGTGGCGCCTCGTGGGAGGTGATGGTCTCCCATGCCACCGATGCGATCGCCGCGGGTCATGCCGACGTGGTCCTGCTCACGTACGGATCCACGGCACGCGCCGACATCCGAAAGGGATTGCGCGGCGCCAACATCAACTGGGGTGCACGTGGCCCCCTGCAGTGGGATGCCCCCTATGGGCACACCCTCATCTCGAAGTACGCCATGGCCGCCCGCCGACACATGCACCAGTATGGGACAACGATCGAGCAGTTGGCCGAGGTCGCGGTGTCGGCCAGATTCAATGCCGCAGACAATCCCGAAGCGATGTACCGGGATCCGATCACGATCGATGATGTCGTCTCCGGCCCGATGATCGCCGACCCATTCACCAAGTTGCACTGCTGCATCCGCTCGGACGGCGGGGCGGCGGTGATCCTCGTGGCCGAGGACCGAGTGCCCGATCTCAAGTCGCCGCCGGTATGGGTGCTCGGCTCGGCCGACGCCACCTCCCACATGCTGACCAGTCAGTGGGATGACATGACGGTGGGGCCCGCCGCGATCACCGGCCCTCTCGCGTTCGAGCGGGCCGGTCTGAAACCGTCCGATGTGGATGTAGCCGAGATCTACGACGCGTTCACCTACATGCTGCTGTTGACCATCGAGGACCTCGGTTTCTGCGAGAAAGGCGAGGGAGGGGCATTTGTCGCCAAGCAGAGTCTTCGGCTCGGAGGCGAGCTGCCGACCAATACCGACGGAGGCGGACTGTCGGCGTGTCACCCCGGCCAGCGTGGACTCTTCCTCCTCGTCGAAGCAGCGCGGCAACTGCGCGGTGAGTGCGGCCCGCGCCAGGTTTCGGATGCAAGGATCGCGTGTGTCAGCGGGACCGGCGGCTGGTTCTGCTCGAGCGGGACGGTGCTGCTCGGCTCGGAGAAGCCGTGA
- a CDS encoding class I adenylate-forming enzyme family protein: MADTFANTRELLDAAARVHGDRDAYVEPGSRISFAQWVSHARSVAGHFAGAGVGKGDVVTLMLPSGIDYAICYAAAAMLGAVTTGVNPRLGPTETTSILNTSSPALVVHGPSQLPPESTAQRLTVCIDELRSSYHEVNDLPTVDVDRRDPVAIIFSSGTTGLPKGAWFDADNLAASAQAAGIMSAAYDRRMTSTPFSHAGYMSKLWDQLLWGTAIVIPPAPWTATGMARTLIDERVTVGGGVPTQWAKLLELPGLDRRSFPELRVGVVATAPASPDLVRRTADLIGVPLVVRYAMTESPTVCGTEPDDPPEVQFRTVGRPQYGMTVEVVDSNGIVLSPGMVGRVRIKGGCVMRGYWHDPDLTSTAFDSERFLVTGDLGLITTDGNLKLVGRAGDMYIRGGFNVHPVEVEQVIAGHPAIAEAAVVGHAAPVIGEIGVAFVVPVDPAAPPTLAEVRDWTRSLLADYKAPDHLVVVETIPQTAMAKTDRKRLRELAETLPPSRRT; encoded by the coding sequence TTGGCCGACACATTCGCGAACACGCGCGAACTACTGGACGCAGCCGCCCGCGTGCACGGTGACCGGGACGCGTACGTCGAACCCGGCTCGCGGATCTCGTTTGCTCAGTGGGTGTCACACGCCCGGTCCGTCGCCGGCCACTTCGCCGGCGCCGGAGTCGGCAAAGGCGATGTGGTGACGCTCATGCTCCCCTCGGGAATCGACTACGCCATCTGTTACGCGGCCGCGGCCATGCTGGGCGCCGTCACGACCGGAGTGAACCCGCGACTCGGTCCGACCGAGACCACATCCATCCTGAACACTTCATCGCCCGCCCTGGTGGTGCACGGACCTTCCCAGCTCCCGCCGGAATCGACTGCGCAGCGCCTGACTGTGTGCATCGACGAGTTACGGTCCTCGTACCACGAGGTCAACGACCTTCCGACCGTCGACGTCGACCGTCGCGACCCCGTCGCGATCATCTTCAGCAGTGGCACCACCGGGCTACCCAAGGGCGCCTGGTTCGACGCCGACAATCTCGCCGCGTCTGCACAGGCCGCAGGCATAATGAGTGCGGCATACGACCGGCGGATGACCTCCACCCCCTTCTCACACGCCGGCTACATGTCGAAGCTCTGGGACCAATTACTCTGGGGCACAGCGATCGTCATCCCGCCTGCGCCGTGGACAGCGACCGGGATGGCGCGCACGCTCATCGACGAGCGCGTCACCGTCGGCGGCGGGGTACCCACCCAGTGGGCCAAGCTGCTCGAACTGCCCGGCCTCGATCGCCGTTCCTTCCCCGAACTCCGGGTCGGTGTGGTCGCCACCGCTCCGGCCTCACCCGACCTGGTTCGGCGCACCGCCGACCTGATCGGCGTACCGCTGGTGGTCCGGTACGCGATGACCGAGTCGCCGACGGTCTGTGGAACCGAACCCGACGATCCGCCCGAGGTCCAGTTCCGCACGGTCGGTCGTCCTCAGTACGGAATGACCGTCGAGGTCGTCGACAGCAATGGGATCGTGCTCTCACCCGGGATGGTGGGACGGGTACGCATCAAGGGCGGTTGCGTGATGCGCGGGTACTGGCACGATCCCGACTTGACCTCCACCGCTTTTGATTCCGAGAGGTTCCTGGTCACCGGTGACCTCGGCCTGATCACCACGGACGGAAACCTCAAGCTGGTGGGGAGAGCCGGGGACATGTACATCCGCGGCGGCTTCAACGTGCATCCCGTCGAAGTCGAACAGGTCATCGCCGGCCACCCGGCGATTGCGGAAGCCGCGGTCGTCGGGCACGCCGCTCCTGTGATCGGAGAGATCGGAGTCGCCTTTGTGGTTCCCGTCGACCCAGCTGCGCCACCAACGCTCGCCGAAGTGCGGGACTGGACGCGATCACTGTTGGCCGACTACAAGGCTCCAGATCACCTGGTCGTGGTCGAGACGATCCCCCAGACGGCGATGGCGAAAACGGATCGCAAGCGGCTTCGTGAACTGGCCGAAACACTTCCCCCGTCACGACGCACATGA
- a CDS encoding tyrosine-protein phosphatase, protein MTTAEVDHLVNLRDVAGLPLTGGGLTASGVLYRSDAPHVGDSLPTHVASWPPSTVVDLRSKKERERTGFDWDKGTVVHALPLHDAAAPGDVRPPDLTALYLTTLETKASRAAHVLQIAAAAAGPVLVHCTAGKDRTGVMVAALLLAAGVEPAAVREDYLATTANMELLRRRWKAKGPRLAPAIRLPRSWLTTSPEAIDEVIGHLLSWPGGVHGWFTDAGATETDLRSWRRRLTRPDGS, encoded by the coding sequence ATGACTACTGCGGAGGTCGATCACCTGGTCAACCTGCGCGACGTCGCCGGCCTCCCGCTGACCGGAGGCGGACTGACCGCATCCGGGGTCCTGTATCGCAGCGACGCGCCCCATGTCGGCGACAGTCTGCCCACTCACGTGGCGTCCTGGCCGCCATCCACGGTCGTGGACCTGCGCTCGAAGAAAGAGCGTGAGCGTACCGGATTCGATTGGGACAAAGGCACCGTCGTGCACGCGCTACCCCTCCACGACGCGGCCGCACCCGGCGACGTCCGACCCCCGGACCTGACGGCACTGTACCTGACAACGCTCGAGACGAAGGCCAGTCGAGCCGCGCACGTTCTCCAGATCGCGGCAGCTGCCGCCGGACCGGTCCTCGTGCACTGCACTGCGGGCAAGGACCGCACCGGCGTGATGGTGGCAGCACTGCTGCTCGCTGCCGGCGTCGAGCCGGCGGCGGTCCGAGAAGACTATCTCGCCACCACCGCGAACATGGAACTGCTTCGGCGACGATGGAAGGCGAAGGGCCCCCGGCTCGCTCCCGCGATTCGATTGCCACGCAGCTGGCTGACCACCTCGCCGGAGGCCATCGACGAGGTGATCGGCCATCTCCTCTCCTGGCCCGGCGGTGTGCACGGATGGTTCACCGACGCCGGGGCAACCGAGACAGACCTACGCAGCTGGCGACGCCGACTCACCCGACCCGACGGGTCCTGA
- a CDS encoding ferredoxin produces MRIHIALDECEGHGMCAMHEPDLYDIDDDGFAAKADFVVPQGMEPAARNGATRCPMSAIKVIED; encoded by the coding sequence ATGCGGATTCACATCGCCCTCGACGAGTGCGAAGGACACGGAATGTGTGCGATGCACGAGCCCGATCTATACGACATCGACGACGATGGCTTTGCGGCCAAAGCGGATTTCGTTGTGCCCCAGGGCATGGAGCCCGCCGCCCGCAACGGCGCAACTCGATGCCCGATGAGCGCGATCAAGGTCATAGAGGATTGA
- a CDS encoding phosphotransferase family protein — protein sequence MTGVLRMPPAGADDARLDGLRRELRLLAALKSSEVPHAELIGGEPTGDVLGSPFYMMQSIDGWSPTGSWAAPFDTDLDARGELAFELVGGIAQLSKVDWQGRGLTGFGRPENFHERQVDRWLAFLGNYRFRELPGLDVAADWLRANRPARWSPGIMHGDYQFANVMFHNGTPAKLAAIIDWEMTTIGDPLLDLGWALLGWDGESPKTDFYVDLEGMPKRSELIAHYEKISGRSTADIHYYLVLANWKLGVVLEKSYAALVKGDRKDEKIETFGPLVLDLIATAADLTTERTEGV from the coding sequence ATGACCGGCGTCTTGCGCATGCCGCCCGCCGGCGCGGACGATGCGCGACTCGACGGTTTACGGCGCGAGCTACGACTGTTGGCCGCCCTCAAGAGTTCTGAGGTTCCACATGCGGAACTCATCGGCGGCGAACCGACCGGTGACGTGCTGGGGTCGCCGTTCTACATGATGCAGTCGATCGACGGGTGGAGCCCGACCGGTTCGTGGGCGGCGCCGTTCGACACCGACCTCGACGCCCGCGGTGAGCTCGCATTCGAACTGGTCGGCGGCATCGCGCAACTGTCCAAGGTCGACTGGCAGGGCCGTGGTCTGACCGGATTCGGCCGGCCGGAGAACTTCCACGAACGCCAGGTCGACCGCTGGCTCGCATTTCTCGGCAACTACCGGTTCCGGGAACTTCCGGGTCTGGATGTCGCGGCGGATTGGTTGCGCGCCAACCGTCCCGCACGGTGGTCCCCGGGAATCATGCACGGCGACTACCAGTTCGCCAACGTCATGTTCCACAACGGCACACCGGCCAAACTCGCCGCGATCATCGACTGGGAGATGACCACCATCGGCGATCCGCTCCTCGACCTCGGCTGGGCTCTCCTCGGCTGGGACGGCGAATCGCCCAAGACCGACTTCTACGTCGATCTCGAGGGTATGCCGAAGCGCTCGGAGTTGATCGCACACTACGAGAAGATCAGTGGGCGCTCGACCGCCGACATCCACTATTACCTCGTGCTGGCCAACTGGAAGCTCGGCGTGGTCCTGGAGAAGAGTTACGCGGCACTGGTCAAAGGCGATCGCAAGGACGAGAAGATCGAGACCTTCGGACCGCTGGTGCTCGATCTGATCGCGACGGCCGCCGACCTCACGACCGAACGAACCGAAGGGGTGTGA
- a CDS encoding SDR family NAD(P)-dependent oxidoreductase: protein MGYADTLFDLTGKVVVVTGGSRGLGRQMAFGAAHCGADVVIASRDFESCATTAKEIADATGRSVMPFAVHVGRWDQLDGLTDAVYERFGRADVLINNAGMSPVYDSASDINEKMFDAVVNLNLKGPFRLSILFGERMQQAGGGVIINVSSTGSIRPAPWILPYAAAKAGLNALTEGLALTLGPTVRVNTLMSGPFYTDVSKHWDLESTKKATKAHALQRAGDPPEIIGAALYLMSDASSYTSGATLRVDGGIP, encoded by the coding sequence ATGGGTTATGCGGACACGCTTTTCGACCTTACCGGCAAGGTTGTCGTCGTCACCGGCGGCAGCCGCGGCCTCGGACGCCAGATGGCGTTCGGCGCCGCGCATTGCGGCGCAGATGTGGTCATCGCCAGCCGCGACTTCGAATCGTGCGCCACCACTGCGAAGGAAATAGCCGACGCCACCGGTCGAAGTGTCATGCCCTTCGCAGTCCACGTGGGCCGATGGGATCAACTCGACGGGCTCACCGATGCGGTCTACGAACGGTTCGGCCGTGCCGACGTCCTGATCAACAATGCGGGCATGTCACCTGTCTATGACTCGGCCTCCGACATCAACGAGAAGATGTTCGATGCGGTGGTGAACCTCAATCTGAAAGGTCCTTTCCGGCTGTCGATTCTGTTCGGCGAACGGATGCAGCAGGCCGGCGGAGGGGTCATAATCAATGTCAGCTCAACCGGTTCCATTCGGCCGGCGCCCTGGATCCTTCCCTACGCGGCGGCCAAGGCCGGCCTCAACGCATTGACGGAGGGCCTGGCACTCACGCTGGGACCGACCGTACGGGTCAACACCCTGATGTCCGGACCTTTCTACACCGACGTGAGCAAGCACTGGGACCTCGAGTCGACCAAGAAGGCGACCAAGGCCCACGCCCTGCAGCGAGCCGGGGATCCACCCGAAATCATCGGCGCCGCCCTCTATCTGATGTCGGACGCGTCCAGCTACACGAGCGGCGCGACCCTCCGGGTCGACGGCGGCATTCCGTAA
- a CDS encoding acyl-CoA dehydrogenase family protein, translated as MAWDFSTDPDFQEKLDWIRTFVQQEVEPLDTLFPGCEYLPLDDERRKIVDPLKQRVRDQGLWAAHLGPELGGQGFGAVKLTLINEILGRTDWGPIIFGTQAPDTGNAEILARFGTEAQRNRYLAPLLAGEVFSCFSMTEPQGGADPGVFTTRAERDGDDWIITGSKYWSSNAAVASFFIVVAITNPDVPVHRGATTFLVPAESEGVVIEASHHLFGAHRHEPGHSLVRYERVRVPADAMLGTEGAGFEVAQSRLAGGRLHHAMRSIGVAQKAIDMMAERALSRETKGSSLADKQLVQAAIADSYTELMPFRLAVLHAAWLIDEHGEHAARTDIGALKVLTPKVLQSITLRAIQIHGGLGATEQLPLVDMLMTGIALGLADGPTDVHKMNLARGLLKRYKADDPMWPSQFLGRKIEAARIKYGDLVDAVPAVPAGPPTGP; from the coding sequence ATGGCATGGGATTTTTCCACCGATCCGGATTTCCAGGAGAAACTCGACTGGATAAGGACTTTCGTCCAGCAGGAGGTCGAGCCGCTCGACACCCTGTTCCCCGGATGTGAGTATCTGCCGCTCGACGACGAGCGGCGCAAGATCGTCGACCCGCTCAAGCAACGCGTCCGCGATCAGGGACTGTGGGCCGCACATCTGGGCCCGGAGCTCGGCGGACAAGGCTTCGGCGCGGTCAAACTGACCCTCATCAACGAGATACTGGGCCGAACCGACTGGGGACCGATCATTTTCGGCACTCAGGCACCCGACACCGGAAATGCCGAGATCTTGGCGCGGTTCGGGACCGAGGCCCAGCGAAACCGCTACTTGGCACCACTGTTGGCCGGGGAGGTGTTCTCCTGCTTCTCGATGACCGAACCGCAGGGCGGCGCCGACCCCGGAGTGTTCACCACACGAGCCGAACGCGACGGAGACGACTGGATCATCACCGGCAGCAAGTACTGGTCGTCGAACGCTGCGGTGGCATCCTTCTTCATCGTCGTCGCGATCACCAATCCCGACGTCCCGGTCCACCGCGGAGCCACCACGTTCCTGGTGCCCGCGGAAAGCGAGGGCGTGGTCATCGAGGCCAGCCACCACTTGTTCGGCGCCCATCGGCATGAACCTGGGCACTCCCTGGTCCGCTACGAGCGAGTGCGGGTTCCCGCCGACGCGATGCTCGGCACCGAGGGTGCCGGATTCGAAGTCGCACAGTCACGGCTGGCCGGCGGCCGGCTGCACCATGCGATGCGGTCGATCGGGGTTGCCCAGAAGGCCATCGACATGATGGCCGAGCGAGCGCTGAGCCGGGAGACCAAGGGATCATCACTCGCCGACAAACAGTTGGTGCAGGCTGCGATCGCGGACTCGTACACCGAACTGATGCCGTTCCGGCTGGCCGTGCTGCATGCCGCCTGGCTCATCGACGAACATGGAGAGCATGCCGCTCGCACCGACATCGGCGCCCTGAAGGTGCTCACGCCCAAGGTGCTCCAGTCGATCACCCTGCGCGCCATTCAGATCCACGGCGGGCTCGGCGCCACCGAGCAACTACCGCTGGTCGACATGCTGATGACCGGCATAGCATTGGGACTGGCCGACGGACCGACCGATGTCCACAAGATGAATCTCGCCAGGGGCCTGCTCAAGCGTTACAAGGCCGACGACCCGATGTGGCCGTCACAGTTCCTCGGACGCAAGATCGAGGCGGCGCGGATCAAGTACGGCGACCTGGTCGACGCGGTGCCGGCAGTGCCTGCCGGACCCCCGACCGGGCCGTGA
- a CDS encoding TetR/AcrR family transcriptional regulator, which produces MSSRATAAVDRALDKRQRQAAADVERILVAAATVMERTTPADPRVSDIVAEAGTSNKTFYRYFTGKDDLILAVMERGVGIVASYLDHQMSKEPEPAAQIDRWIRGVLAQVGDPKLANMSRAVTRQLSFTDDSGRADVRVTEPLRDLLYRPISQLVIDDPVRATDTVFTAALGMMRRQLSLDEPARAEDIDFFITFCLKGLGTEQA; this is translated from the coding sequence ATGAGTTCACGTGCAACCGCGGCGGTCGACCGGGCCCTGGACAAGCGGCAGCGCCAGGCCGCTGCCGATGTCGAGCGGATCCTGGTCGCCGCGGCCACCGTGATGGAACGAACCACTCCTGCCGACCCGCGGGTGTCCGACATCGTCGCCGAGGCAGGAACCTCGAACAAGACGTTCTACCGCTACTTCACGGGAAAGGACGATCTGATCCTGGCGGTGATGGAGCGCGGCGTGGGTATCGTCGCGTCGTATCTCGATCACCAGATGTCCAAGGAACCCGAACCTGCGGCACAGATCGACCGATGGATCAGAGGTGTCCTGGCCCAGGTCGGTGACCCGAAACTGGCGAACATGAGTCGCGCGGTGACCCGCCAGCTGAGCTTCACCGACGACTCGGGAAGGGCGGACGTCCGGGTCACCGAGCCACTGCGTGATCTGCTGTACCGTCCCATTTCCCAGCTGGTGATCGACGACCCCGTCCGCGCCACCGACACGGTGTTCACCGCTGCACTGGGAATGATGCGTAGGCAGTTGTCCCTGGACGAGCCCGCCCGCGCCGAGGACATCGACTTCTTCATCACTTTTTGCCTGAAAGGGCTCGGCACAGAACAGGCTTGA
- a CDS encoding NADPH:quinone oxidoreductase family protein — protein sequence MRAAICRQYGPPEVIEVGDFADPEPAAGELVVAVRSAAVNFPDVLTIANRYQRSTPLPFVPGSEFGGVVVESSIDSGFAAGDRVYGTVATGAFAEYVTVPAARVQRIPDGVDDDTAAGFAVAYTTAYHALCTATAIRKGEWVVVLGAGGGVGSAAIDLAHHLGGRVIAAASGDNKLTLCRRRGAEVALDYHTEDLRSRIKEITGQGAHVIIDPVGGRSSESALRSLRRGGTFVTVGYASGEIPAIPLNLVLLKGITITGVDVGTMPVHQPMAESRGRAELHRMLSDGVLAPYVDSVHPLAETTKALRRVADRQALGKIIIRP from the coding sequence ATGCGAGCAGCGATCTGTCGGCAGTATGGACCGCCGGAGGTGATCGAGGTCGGCGATTTCGCCGATCCAGAACCGGCGGCCGGCGAACTTGTGGTGGCAGTGCGGTCGGCAGCAGTCAACTTTCCCGACGTACTCACCATCGCCAACCGGTACCAGCGTTCGACGCCACTGCCTTTCGTCCCGGGAAGTGAATTCGGAGGAGTCGTCGTCGAATCGAGCATCGACAGTGGTTTCGCGGCAGGGGATCGGGTCTATGGCACGGTTGCCACAGGTGCGTTCGCGGAGTATGTCACCGTTCCCGCCGCTCGGGTACAGCGTATCCCCGATGGGGTCGACGATGACACCGCCGCCGGTTTCGCCGTCGCGTACACGACTGCATACCACGCCCTGTGTACTGCCACAGCAATCCGCAAGGGCGAGTGGGTTGTCGTACTCGGCGCCGGCGGCGGAGTGGGATCGGCCGCCATCGATCTCGCCCATCATCTCGGAGGCCGAGTGATCGCCGCAGCGTCGGGTGACAACAAGCTCACACTGTGCCGCCGGCGCGGGGCCGAGGTGGCCCTCGACTACCACACCGAAGATCTCCGGAGCCGGATCAAGGAGATCACCGGCCAGGGCGCCCATGTCATCATCGATCCGGTCGGCGGCAGGTCATCAGAGTCGGCGTTACGCTCCCTGCGTCGTGGAGGTACATTCGTCACCGTCGGATACGCGTCCGGTGAGATACCGGCAATCCCATTGAATCTGGTACTCCTCAAGGGCATCACCATCACCGGTGTCGATGTGGGGACGATGCCTGTGCATCAGCCGATGGCCGAATCGCGGGGCCGGGCGGAGCTTCACCGGATGCTCTCCGACGGCGTACTGGCGCCATACGTCGACAGTGTCCACCCACTCGCCGAGACCACCAAGGCGCTGCGGCGCGTGGCCGACCGCCAGGCCCTCGGCAAGATCATCATCCGCCCCTGA
- a CDS encoding enoyl-CoA hydratase/isomerase family protein, which translates to MASPSPPAGDWLGTPFLRLDRAGPFAVVTVDRPDARNALSPAMYFGLRYAIAHCESDPDIHGLILTGTGDVFIPGGDLGRTGVDDWMDMGHLGMDATPFDSLRVTALPVIAAVNGICQGGGFMITLCSDVSVVSERATFRVPELFRGISDTYYAQILARTIGPVRTRDLMFTGRVLSAAEALDWGLVTRVVPHEELMGSATELLAEICRTAPAARLDIKKSLDHYLGLFDRIAMRQSQAGVEAIEGFAAFKERRNPRWVPASLRTEGRL; encoded by the coding sequence GTGGCATCGCCGAGTCCACCTGCGGGTGACTGGCTGGGTACGCCGTTCCTCAGGCTGGACCGTGCGGGACCCTTCGCCGTGGTGACGGTGGATCGCCCCGATGCCCGGAACGCGCTGAGTCCGGCCATGTACTTCGGGCTGCGATATGCCATCGCGCATTGCGAGTCGGATCCGGATATTCACGGACTCATCCTGACGGGAACCGGAGATGTGTTCATCCCTGGCGGCGACCTGGGACGTACCGGTGTCGATGACTGGATGGACATGGGGCACCTGGGGATGGATGCCACCCCGTTCGATTCGTTGCGTGTCACCGCGCTACCGGTGATCGCTGCGGTGAACGGCATCTGTCAGGGCGGCGGATTCATGATCACGCTCTGCAGCGACGTCTCCGTGGTGAGTGAGCGTGCCACATTCCGGGTGCCCGAACTGTTCCGCGGCATCAGTGACACCTACTACGCGCAGATCCTGGCACGCACGATCGGGCCGGTCCGTACTCGCGACCTGATGTTCACCGGACGTGTGCTGAGCGCCGCGGAAGCGCTCGACTGGGGTCTGGTGACGCGGGTGGTTCCGCACGAGGAGCTGATGGGCAGCGCGACCGAGCTCCTGGCCGAGATCTGTCGGACCGCGCCCGCCGCCCGCCTCGACATCAAGAAGAGCCTCGACCACTACCTCGGCCTGTTCGATCGGATAGCCATGCGGCAGAGCCAAGCCGGTGTTGAAGCCATCGAGGGATTCGCGGCGTTCAAAGAGCGACGCAACCCGCGGTGGGTTCCCGCGTCGCTGCGGACCGAAGGCCGACTCTAG